A DNA window from Actinomadura coerulea contains the following coding sequences:
- a CDS encoding LytR/AlgR family response regulator transcription factor gives MLHVLAVDDERPALEELTYLLRRDPRIGRVTGAADASAALRDLSRMLVEGERLDAVFLDIRMPGLDGLDFTRLLTGFAAPPHVVFVTAHDDCAVTAYELGALDYLLKPVRPERLAESVRRVAAAVRRPSTPAGDASPDPDDEMIPVELGGRTRLVSRRAVTHVEAQGDYVRLHTADGGYLVRMPLSALSKRWEGAGFIRIHRSTLVAAAHITELRFDGGRAAVQIGDELLQVSRRHTREVRDLLVRKFHQPDDGAGDPGEGRDDR, from the coding sequence ATGCTTCACGTCCTCGCCGTCGACGATGAACGCCCGGCCCTGGAGGAGCTGACCTACCTGCTCAGGAGGGACCCGCGGATCGGGCGGGTCACCGGGGCCGCGGACGCCTCGGCGGCGCTCCGCGACCTGAGCCGGATGCTCGTCGAGGGCGAGCGCCTCGACGCCGTGTTCCTCGACATCCGCATGCCGGGCCTCGACGGGCTCGACTTCACCCGGCTGCTGACCGGGTTCGCCGCGCCGCCGCACGTGGTGTTCGTCACCGCGCACGACGACTGCGCCGTCACCGCCTACGAGCTGGGCGCCCTCGACTACCTGCTCAAGCCCGTCCGGCCGGAGCGGCTGGCCGAATCCGTCCGGCGCGTGGCGGCGGCCGTCCGCCGGCCGTCCACGCCCGCCGGGGACGCCTCCCCCGACCCCGACGACGAGATGATCCCCGTCGAGCTCGGCGGCCGGACGCGGCTGGTGTCCCGCCGGGCCGTGACCCACGTCGAGGCGCAGGGCGACTACGTGCGGCTGCACACCGCCGACGGCGGCTACCTGGTCCGCATGCCGCTGTCCGCGCTCTCCAAGCGGTGGGAGGGCGCGGGGTTCATCCGGATCCACCGCAGCACCCTCGTCGCGGCCGCGCACATCACCGAGCTGCGCTTCGACGGCGGCCGGGCCGCCGTCCAGATCGGGGACGAGCTGCTGCAGGTCAGCCGCCGCCACACCCGCGAGGTCCGGGACCTGCTCGTCCGCAAGTTCCACCAGCCGGATGACGGCGCCGGTGACCCCGGGGAGGGCCGCGATGACCGATGA
- a CDS encoding sodium:solute symporter family transporter, giving the protein MTAVAVAAALLALLLATAAFGACDRRSACTASDLLVASRGVTPWRNASAISGEYLSAAAFLGTAGLVLAYGADMLWLPVAATAGHVLLLAFVTAPLRRSGAYTVSDFAEWRLGSPAVRRIVTCCVCFIGWFYLLPQFQGAGVTLRVMTGAPVWAGWAVVVAVTLLLVASGGMCSITAVQSLQFWVKLVAIAVPAAALLAMWQMDGRPDPVGDGPARFAHTTRVHVASEVAVTAPAAVLVTARGRVDGVRHGGGAMTLAAGRHTIGPSAEVVFPAGAPVPHAERLPAQSGETWATPFGRGEEHGFYRTYSAILGILLGTMGLPHILMRFYTNPSGSTARRTAALVPALLALFYVFPTIYASMGRLYAPELLMTGDTDATVLLLPQRIPGPAGALLTGLITLGAFAAFISTSCGLVVTIAGTVTQCARRSGVASFRVATVFALVVPLALLPRIGTQGAAGLVALALCVSACSLCPLLLLAIWWRGLTAAGAGAGLVVGTGLAVISGVLHLYEVPLTGWPAAAVAQPAALIAPAAFAVMVAVSLLTRRRVPRRADRALTKLHLPEDVFVR; this is encoded by the coding sequence ATGACCGCCGTGGCGGTGGCGGCGGCGCTCCTGGCGCTGCTGCTGGCGACCGCCGCGTTCGGCGCGTGCGACCGCCGCTCCGCCTGCACCGCCTCCGACCTCCTGGTCGCCTCCCGGGGCGTCACCCCCTGGCGGAACGCCTCGGCGATCAGCGGTGAGTACCTCTCCGCCGCCGCGTTCCTCGGCACCGCGGGCCTGGTGCTCGCCTACGGCGCCGACATGTTGTGGCTGCCCGTCGCGGCGACCGCCGGGCACGTCCTGCTCCTGGCGTTCGTCACCGCGCCGCTGCGCCGGTCCGGCGCCTACACCGTCTCCGACTTCGCCGAGTGGAGGCTCGGCTCCCCGGCCGTGCGCCGCATCGTCACCTGCTGCGTCTGCTTCATCGGCTGGTTCTACCTGCTGCCGCAGTTCCAGGGGGCGGGCGTCACCCTGCGCGTGATGACCGGCGCCCCGGTGTGGGCGGGCTGGGCCGTCGTGGTCGCGGTCACCCTGCTGCTCGTCGCCTCCGGGGGGATGTGCAGCATCACCGCCGTCCAGAGCCTCCAGTTCTGGGTGAAACTGGTCGCCATCGCCGTGCCCGCCGCGGCGCTGCTGGCCATGTGGCAGATGGACGGGCGCCCCGATCCCGTCGGCGACGGGCCGGCGCGGTTCGCGCACACCACCCGGGTCCACGTGGCCAGCGAGGTCGCGGTCACCGCGCCCGCCGCCGTCCTCGTCACCGCCCGGGGCCGCGTGGACGGCGTCCGCCACGGCGGCGGGGCGATGACCCTCGCCGCGGGGCGGCACACCATCGGCCCCAGTGCCGAAGTGGTCTTCCCGGCCGGCGCGCCGGTTCCGCACGCCGAACGCCTGCCCGCCCAGAGCGGCGAGACCTGGGCCACCCCCTTCGGCCGCGGGGAGGAACACGGCTTCTACCGCACGTACTCGGCGATCCTGGGCATCCTGCTCGGCACCATGGGGCTGCCCCACATCCTCATGCGCTTCTACACCAACCCGAGCGGAAGCACCGCCCGCCGCACGGCGGCCCTCGTCCCGGCCCTCCTCGCGCTCTTCTACGTCTTCCCCACCATCTACGCGTCCATGGGACGCCTCTACGCGCCCGAACTGCTGATGACCGGCGACACCGACGCGACCGTCCTGCTGCTGCCCCAGCGCATCCCTGGACCGGCCGGCGCGCTGCTCACCGGGCTCATCACCCTCGGCGCCTTCGCCGCGTTCATCTCCACGTCCTGCGGCCTCGTCGTCACCATCGCCGGCACGGTCACCCAGTGCGCCCGCCGCAGCGGCGTCGCCTCCTTCCGCGTCGCCACCGTGTTCGCGCTCGTCGTCCCCCTCGCCCTGCTCCCGAGGATCGGGACCCAGGGCGCCGCCGGACTCGTCGCCCTGGCCCTCTGCGTGTCGGCGTGCTCCCTGTGCCCGCTCCTGCTCCTCGCGATCTGGTGGCGCGGCCTGACCGCCGCGGGCGCCGGCGCCGGCCTGGTCGTCGGCACCGGCCTCGCCGTCATCTCCGGCGTCCTGCACCTGTACGAGGTCCCCCTGACGGGCTGGCCCGCCGCCGCCGTGGCGCAGCCCGCCGCCCTGATCGCCCCCGCCGCGTTCGCCGTCATGGTCGCCGTCTCGCTCCTGACCCGCCGCCGCGTCCCCCGCCGCGCCGACCGGGCCCTGACGAAACTGCACCTACCCGAGGACGTGTTCGTCCGTTGA
- a CDS encoding deoxyribonuclease IV has translation MTSPISPVGAHVPVAGGLATGGLKYAAEIGAEAVQVFVSNPRGWALPEGRPAEDAKLRDEGVPVYVHAPYLVNLGSPTPETLEKSLAAVRHSLTRGRAIGARGVVVHTGSAVTRTYDEAMAQVREHVLPLLDEIPEDGPDLLLEPMAGQNNMLCAKVQDLAPFFERLDHHPKLGVCFDTCHAFAAGHDLAAPGGAKDTLDALVAAVGEGRLKLVHANDSKDACASAKDRHENIGAGQIGESPFADLFRHPATAGVPFIIETPGRAPAPHAEDIKTLKRLRDTP, from the coding sequence ATGACCTCACCCATCAGCCCCGTCGGGGCCCATGTCCCCGTGGCCGGCGGCCTCGCCACCGGCGGCCTGAAGTACGCCGCCGAGATCGGCGCCGAGGCGGTCCAGGTCTTCGTCTCCAACCCCCGCGGCTGGGCCCTGCCGGAGGGCAGGCCCGCCGAGGACGCCAAGCTCCGGGACGAGGGCGTCCCCGTCTACGTCCACGCTCCGTACCTGGTCAATCTCGGCTCCCCCACCCCGGAGACGCTCGAGAAGTCGCTGGCGGCGGTCCGCCACTCCCTGACCCGGGGCCGCGCCATCGGCGCCCGCGGCGTCGTCGTCCACACCGGCTCCGCCGTCACCCGGACCTACGACGAGGCCATGGCCCAGGTCCGCGAGCACGTCCTCCCGCTCCTCGACGAGATCCCCGAGGACGGCCCTGACCTGCTTCTGGAACCCATGGCGGGCCAGAACAACATGCTCTGCGCCAAGGTCCAGGACCTGGCCCCGTTCTTCGAGCGCCTCGACCACCACCCGAAGCTCGGCGTCTGCTTCGACACCTGCCACGCCTTCGCCGCCGGCCACGACCTGGCGGCCCCGGGCGGCGCCAAGGACACCCTCGACGCCCTGGTCGCCGCGGTGGGCGAGGGCCGCCTCAAACTGGTCCACGCCAACGACTCGAAGGACGCCTGCGCCTCGGCCAAGGACCGCCACGAGAACATCGGCGCCGGCCAGATAGGCGAGTCCCCCTTCGCCGACCTCTTCCGCCACCCCGCCACAGCGGGCGTCCCCTTCATCATCGAAACCCCAGGCCGAGCCCCCGCCCCCCACGCCGAAGACATCAAAACCCTGAAGCGTCTAAGGGATACCCCCTGA
- the pknB gene encoding Stk1 family PASTA domain-containing Ser/Thr kinase, translating into MDATVADPLVGRVLDGRYRIESRIARGGMATVYLARDLRLDRIIAIKVMHAGLASDEDFVARFIGEAKAAAALSHPNVVAVYDQRTDGEHVFLVMEYVAGRTLRDALNSLGRFGPRAALEIMQPVLAALGAAHRAGLVHRDVKPENVLITEDGQVKVADFGLARAETASKMTKTGMIIGTVGYLAPEQVLSGNADFRSDVYAAGIMLFELITGRLPHQGDTPLAVAYKHVNETVPPPSSVVPGIPPRVDALVTDATSHDPVRRPQDANQYLAEVAEVFGGLPRDFDRRVEESSRNATSVLEAPPAHGRTAVMDAETLAPEIAARPTRTDRALGALTGRYVLIAIGLVAAVILGWAVWYQTSGQYEHVPSSIIGMKVADARDQLESDGLDVRTAKAVYSDRVHKGGVAKSDPPAGARVSKGQTVTLTPSRGITPREVPDVGGKSLADAKKTLEDKGFTVGRTSSSPSQTVSKGDVISTDPDAGEKHSPDVPVSIVVSTGMSMPGLLGQNGDAAANQLRSMGLDVTVEKKQVNGKDPDTVISQDPSEGTGVSRGDKVTIVVNKRDCIVDAGPFQFGCDDGDGNQNVPVPDLTGRRVNEAKKALEDSGFEVNVTGFGGNVVRFQSPSSGEAPRGSTITIVRGP; encoded by the coding sequence ATGGACGCGACGGTTGCAGATCCACTCGTCGGGCGGGTGCTCGACGGGCGGTACCGCATTGAGTCCCGCATCGCGCGCGGCGGCATGGCCACGGTCTACCTCGCGCGCGACCTGAGGCTCGACCGCATCATCGCGATCAAGGTGATGCACGCCGGGCTCGCCTCGGACGAGGACTTCGTCGCCCGCTTCATCGGCGAGGCCAAGGCCGCCGCGGCGCTGTCGCACCCCAACGTCGTCGCCGTCTACGACCAGCGCACCGACGGCGAGCACGTCTTCCTGGTGATGGAGTACGTCGCCGGCCGCACCCTGCGCGACGCGCTGAACTCGCTCGGCCGGTTCGGCCCCCGCGCCGCCCTGGAGATCATGCAGCCGGTGCTGGCCGCCCTCGGCGCCGCGCACCGGGCCGGGCTCGTGCACCGCGACGTCAAACCCGAGAACGTGCTGATCACCGAGGACGGCCAGGTCAAGGTCGCCGACTTCGGCCTCGCGCGGGCCGAGACCGCCAGCAAGATGACCAAGACCGGCATGATCATCGGCACGGTCGGCTACCTGGCGCCCGAGCAGGTGCTGTCCGGCAACGCCGACTTCCGCTCCGACGTCTACGCCGCCGGGATCATGCTGTTCGAGCTGATCACCGGGCGGCTGCCGCACCAGGGCGACACGCCCCTCGCCGTTGCCTACAAGCACGTGAACGAGACGGTGCCGCCGCCCTCCAGCGTCGTCCCCGGCATCCCCCCGCGGGTGGACGCCCTGGTCACCGACGCCACGAGCCACGACCCGGTGCGCCGCCCGCAGGACGCGAACCAGTACCTGGCCGAGGTCGCCGAGGTGTTCGGCGGCCTGCCCCGCGACTTCGACCGCCGCGTCGAGGAGTCGTCCCGCAACGCGACGAGCGTCCTGGAGGCCCCGCCCGCCCACGGCCGCACCGCCGTCATGGACGCCGAGACCCTGGCGCCCGAGATCGCCGCCCGCCCCACCAGGACCGACCGGGCCCTCGGCGCGCTGACCGGCCGCTACGTGCTGATCGCCATCGGCCTGGTCGCGGCGGTCATCCTCGGCTGGGCCGTGTGGTACCAGACGTCCGGCCAGTACGAGCACGTCCCGTCCTCGATCATCGGGATGAAGGTCGCCGACGCCCGCGACCAACTGGAGTCCGACGGGCTGGACGTGCGCACCGCCAAGGCGGTCTACAGCGACCGCGTCCACAAGGGCGGCGTCGCCAAGTCCGACCCGCCCGCCGGGGCGCGCGTCTCCAAGGGCCAGACGGTCACCCTCACGCCGTCCCGGGGCATCACGCCCCGCGAGGTGCCCGACGTCGGGGGCAAGTCCCTCGCCGACGCCAAGAAGACCCTGGAGGACAAGGGCTTCACCGTCGGCCGGACGAGCAGCAGCCCCTCGCAGACCGTCTCCAAGGGAGACGTCATCAGCACCGACCCGGACGCCGGCGAGAAGCACTCCCCCGACGTGCCCGTCTCCATCGTCGTCTCCACGGGCATGTCGATGCCCGGCCTCCTCGGCCAGAACGGCGACGCCGCCGCCAACCAGCTGCGCTCCATGGGCCTGGACGTCACCGTCGAGAAGAAGCAGGTGAACGGCAAGGACCCCGACACGGTGATCAGCCAGGACCCGTCCGAGGGCACCGGCGTCTCCCGCGGCGACAAGGTCACCATCGTCGTCAACAAGCGCGACTGCATCGTCGACGCGGGCCCCTTCCAGTTCGGCTGCGACGACGGCGACGGCAACCAGAACGTCCCGGTCCCGGACCTGACCGGCCGCCGCGTCAACGAGGCCAAGAAGGCGCTGGAGGACTCCGGCTTCGAGGTCAACGTGACGGGCTTCGGCGGCAACGTCGTCCGCTTCCAGTCGCCCAGCAGCGGCGAGGCCCCGCGGGGCTCGACCATCACGATCGTCCGGGGTCCCTGA
- a CDS encoding DMT family transporter has product MHQESGARANKLAVAAATVTVVFWASAFVAIRSAGAEYSPGALALGRLLSGTVVLGALWLIRREGLPPKAAWPGIATAGLLWFGAYMVVLNWGEQLVDAGTAALVVNIGPILIALLGGWLLKEGLSSRLLLGMAVSFTGAAVVGLSMSGDGRSSVGGVLLCLAAAVTYAAGVVAQKPALRHASALQFTTFACAIGTVACLPFSGQLVSQAAHAPAGATLNMVYLGIFPTAVAFTTWGYALARTTAGKMGATTYAAPALVVLMSWLFLDEVPGLVTLGGGLLCLAGVAVSRSTRSLRRRVPPVTPEPGAPEASPSGLIDAHTRDG; this is encoded by the coding sequence ATGCATCAGGAAAGCGGTGCGCGGGCGAACAAGCTCGCGGTGGCGGCGGCGACGGTCACGGTGGTGTTCTGGGCCTCGGCCTTCGTCGCCATCCGCAGCGCGGGCGCCGAGTACAGCCCCGGCGCCCTCGCCCTCGGCCGCCTCCTGTCCGGGACGGTCGTGCTGGGGGCGCTCTGGCTCATCCGGCGCGAGGGCCTGCCGCCCAAGGCCGCCTGGCCCGGCATCGCCACCGCCGGCCTGCTGTGGTTCGGCGCCTACATGGTCGTCCTGAACTGGGGCGAGCAGCTGGTGGACGCGGGCACCGCCGCCCTCGTCGTCAACATCGGGCCGATCCTCATCGCGCTCCTCGGCGGCTGGCTGCTGAAGGAGGGCCTGTCGTCCCGGCTGCTGCTCGGCATGGCGGTGTCGTTCACCGGCGCCGCCGTCGTCGGGCTGTCGATGTCCGGCGACGGCCGCTCGTCCGTCGGCGGGGTGCTGCTCTGCCTGGCCGCCGCCGTCACCTACGCGGCGGGCGTCGTCGCCCAGAAGCCCGCGCTGAGGCACGCGTCGGCGCTCCAGTTCACCACGTTCGCCTGCGCGATCGGCACGGTCGCCTGCCTGCCCTTCTCCGGGCAGCTCGTCTCGCAGGCCGCGCACGCCCCCGCGGGCGCCACCCTCAACATGGTCTACCTGGGCATCTTCCCGACCGCGGTCGCCTTCACGACCTGGGGGTACGCCCTCGCCCGCACGACCGCCGGGAAGATGGGCGCCACCACCTACGCGGCGCCCGCCCTGGTGGTGCTGATGTCGTGGTTGTTCCTGGACGAGGTCCCCGGCCTGGTCACCCTCGGCGGCGGGCTGCTGTGCCTCGCCGGCGTGGCCGTCTCCCGCAGCACGCGGTCGCTGCGACGCCGCGTCCCGCCGGTCACTCCCGAACCGGGCGCCCCGGAGGCGTCACCCTCCGGGCTCATCGATGCTCATACTCGGGACGGATGA
- a CDS encoding thiazole synthase, giving the protein MSDTDGLVIAGEELGSRLIMGTGGAPSMAVLREALTASGTALTTVAMRRVDPSARGSVLDVLTECGIRVLPNTAGCFTAGEAVLTAKLAREALGTNWVKLEVIADERTLLPDPIELVEAAEQLVDDGFVVLPYTSDDPVLAHRLERIGCAAVMPLGSPIGSGLGIRNPHNIELIVERATVPVILDAGLGTASDAALAMELGCDAVLLATAVTRAQSPARMAAAMRHAVEGGRLARLAGRIPKRRYAQASSPFDGLATS; this is encoded by the coding sequence ATGAGCGACACCGACGGGCTGGTCATCGCGGGCGAGGAGCTGGGCTCGCGGCTGATCATGGGAACGGGCGGGGCGCCGAGCATGGCGGTGCTGCGCGAGGCGCTGACCGCGTCCGGGACGGCGCTCACCACGGTCGCGATGCGCAGGGTGGACCCGTCCGCGCGCGGCTCGGTGCTGGACGTGCTGACCGAGTGCGGCATCCGGGTGCTGCCGAACACCGCCGGCTGCTTCACCGCGGGCGAGGCCGTCCTGACCGCCAAGCTCGCCCGGGAGGCACTCGGGACGAACTGGGTCAAGCTGGAGGTGATCGCCGACGAGCGCACGCTGCTGCCCGACCCGATCGAGCTGGTCGAGGCCGCCGAGCAGCTCGTCGACGACGGCTTCGTCGTCCTGCCCTACACCAGCGACGACCCGGTCCTGGCGCACCGGCTGGAGCGGATCGGCTGCGCGGCCGTGATGCCGCTCGGCTCGCCGATCGGTTCGGGGCTCGGCATCCGCAACCCGCACAACATCGAGCTGATCGTCGAGCGCGCGACCGTCCCGGTGATCCTGGACGCGGGGCTCGGCACGGCGTCCGACGCGGCCCTCGCCATGGAGCTCGGCTGCGACGCCGTGCTCCTCGCGACCGCCGTCACCCGCGCGCAGTCACCGGCGCGGATGGCCGCCGCGATGCGGCACGCGGTCGAGGGCGGGCGGCTCGCGCGGCTCGCCGGGCGCATCCCCAAGCGCCGGTACGCCCAGGCGTCCTCCCCGTTCGACGGGCTCGCGACCTCGTAG
- the thiS gene encoding sulfur carrier protein ThiS, translating to MKVIVNGEPRELPDGASVAEVVASVTAAATGVAAALNDEVVRRAEWEATRLRDADRVEVLTAVQGG from the coding sequence ATGAAGGTGATCGTCAACGGTGAGCCGCGGGAGCTGCCCGACGGCGCGAGCGTGGCCGAGGTCGTCGCGTCCGTCACCGCGGCCGCGACGGGCGTGGCGGCGGCGCTGAACGACGAGGTCGTCCGGCGCGCGGAGTGGGAGGCCACGCGCCTGCGGGACGCCGACCGCGTCGAGGTGCTGACCGCGGTCCAGGGAGGATGA
- the thiO gene encoding glycine oxidase ThiO, which produces MQIVIIGAGVIGLATAWRTAAGGAAVTLVDPAPASGASSVAAGMLTPVSELTYGEEPLLRLGLASRDRYGAFVAELEELTGLETGYRTDGIIEVAFDSDDLRHLDDLRRFQESLGIPVEALTGRECRRLEPMLAPGVRGGLLAPEDGSVDPRRLAPALLAAGERLGVRLVRRRAERIVVENDAAAGVGLDDGTVIRADRVLLAAGPWSGDLGGLPPGTVPPVRPVKGQVIRLRTRTPFLRRPARGLVRGSSVYLVPRADGEIVLGATQEELGFDTRVTAGGLWELLRDARELLPGITELEFAEVTAGLRPGSPDNAPVMGPTALPGLLVGTGHFRNGVLLTPVSADILSAMLLDGPVPEVAGPFAPDRFSPEVSA; this is translated from the coding sequence ATGCAGATCGTCATCATCGGCGCCGGGGTGATCGGCCTCGCCACCGCCTGGCGCACCGCCGCCGGCGGCGCCGCCGTCACCCTCGTCGATCCCGCGCCCGCGTCCGGGGCCTCCTCCGTGGCGGCGGGCATGCTCACCCCGGTCAGCGAGCTGACCTACGGCGAGGAGCCGCTGCTGCGGCTCGGCCTCGCCTCCCGCGACCGGTACGGCGCGTTCGTCGCCGAGCTGGAGGAGCTGACCGGCCTGGAGACCGGCTACCGCACCGACGGGATCATCGAGGTCGCGTTCGACTCCGACGACCTGCGGCACCTGGACGACCTGCGCCGCTTCCAGGAGAGCCTGGGCATCCCCGTCGAGGCGCTCACCGGCCGCGAGTGCCGGCGGCTGGAGCCGATGCTCGCGCCCGGCGTGCGCGGCGGCCTGCTCGCCCCCGAGGACGGCTCGGTCGACCCCCGCAGGCTCGCCCCGGCGCTGCTGGCGGCGGGCGAGCGGCTGGGGGTCCGGCTCGTCCGGCGGCGGGCCGAGCGGATCGTCGTCGAGAACGACGCCGCCGCCGGCGTGGGCCTGGACGACGGCACCGTGATCCGCGCGGACCGGGTGCTGCTGGCCGCCGGACCGTGGTCGGGCGACCTCGGCGGCCTGCCTCCCGGGACCGTTCCACCCGTCCGCCCGGTCAAGGGCCAGGTGATCCGGCTGCGCACCCGCACGCCGTTCCTGCGGCGGCCGGCCCGCGGCCTCGTCCGGGGATCGTCGGTGTACCTGGTGCCGCGCGCCGACGGGGAGATCGTCCTCGGCGCCACGCAGGAGGAGCTGGGCTTCGACACCCGGGTCACCGCCGGCGGGCTGTGGGAGCTGCTGCGCGACGCCCGCGAGCTGCTGCCCGGCATCACCGAGCTGGAGTTCGCCGAGGTCACCGCCGGACTGCGGCCCGGCTCGCCCGACAACGCGCCCGTGATGGGCCCGACCGCGCTGCCCGGGCTGCTGGTGGGCACCGGGCACTTCCGCAACGGCGTCCTGCTCACGCCGGTGAGCGCCGACATCCTGTCCGCGATGCTGCTGGACGGGCCCGTCCCCGAGGTCGCCGGGCCGTTCGCCCCCGACCGCTTCTCCCCCGAGGTGAGCGCATGA
- a CDS encoding NAD(P)/FAD-dependent oxidoreductase — protein MDRVIVVGGGLAGVRAVEALRSKGYEGALTLVSAERHRPYDRPPLSKAVLAGESDDTTVDADWDALRCELLLGERATGLRLDEPGRGGTVESTAGDLPFDGLVIATGAAPVTLPGEGRQHVLRTIDEARDLRARLTAGARVVIVGAGWIGAEVATAAARRGCAVTVVEAADTPLAGAIGPEVGALTAPWYAEAGVELRTGVKVAEVRDGGLVLAGGGHVDADEVVVGVGVRPVLSWLEGSGLLLERGVVTDGSFRTYMGEEAPAALRPDVVAVGDCAAWWSHRYGRRLLVEHWDTALNAPEVAAAALLGRDAVYDAAPYFWSEQFGRMVQYAGDHSASERLVRRGDPSDPRWAVVWLTGDRLDAILTVGRPRDLVQARRVIAAGTSVDPEAIADPDVPVRQAVRAERSERT, from the coding sequence ATGGACAGGGTCATCGTCGTGGGTGGAGGGCTGGCCGGCGTGCGCGCCGTGGAAGCCCTGCGGAGCAAGGGGTACGAGGGCGCGCTGACCCTCGTGTCGGCGGAGCGGCACCGGCCCTACGACCGGCCGCCGCTGTCGAAGGCCGTCCTCGCGGGCGAGTCCGACGACACGACCGTCGACGCCGACTGGGACGCGCTGCGCTGCGAGCTCCTGCTCGGCGAGCGCGCCACGGGCCTGCGGCTGGACGAGCCCGGACGCGGCGGAACGGTGGAGTCCACGGCGGGAGACCTGCCCTTCGACGGGCTCGTGATCGCGACCGGCGCCGCCCCGGTCACGCTGCCCGGGGAGGGGCGCCAGCACGTGCTGCGCACGATCGACGAGGCCCGCGACCTGCGCGCCCGGCTCACCGCGGGCGCCCGCGTCGTGATCGTCGGGGCGGGCTGGATCGGCGCCGAGGTCGCCACCGCCGCGGCCCGCCGGGGCTGCGCGGTCACCGTCGTGGAGGCGGCCGACACCCCGCTGGCGGGCGCGATCGGGCCCGAGGTCGGCGCGCTCACCGCCCCCTGGTACGCCGAGGCCGGCGTCGAGCTGCGGACCGGGGTCAAGGTCGCGGAGGTGCGCGACGGCGGCCTCGTCCTCGCCGGGGGCGGCCACGTCGACGCCGACGAGGTGGTCGTCGGCGTCGGGGTGCGGCCCGTCCTGTCGTGGCTGGAGGGCTCCGGGCTGCTGCTGGAGCGCGGGGTCGTCACCGACGGCTCGTTCCGGACCTACATGGGCGAGGAGGCACCGGCCGCCCTGCGCCCGGACGTCGTGGCGGTCGGCGACTGCGCCGCCTGGTGGTCGCACCGCTACGGGCGGCGGCTCCTCGTCGAGCACTGGGACACCGCCCTGAACGCCCCCGAGGTCGCCGCCGCCGCCCTCCTCGGCCGGGACGCCGTGTACGACGCCGCCCCGTACTTCTGGTCGGAGCAGTTCGGGCGCATGGTCCAGTACGCGGGCGACCACTCGGCGTCCGAGCGGCTCGTGCGCAGGGGCGACCCGTCCGATCCCAGGTGGGCGGTGGTGTGGCTCACCGGCGACCGCCTCGACGCGATCCTCACCGTCGGCCGCCCCCGCGACCTGGTGCAGGCGAGGCGCGTGATCGCCGCCGGGACGTCGGTGGACCCGGAGGCGATCGCCGACCCGGACGTGCCCGTGCGGCAGGCTGTTCGCGCAGAGCGATCAGAGAGGACGTAA
- a CDS encoding helix-turn-helix domain-containing protein, with product MHATVDSALDPRTDALAGEWLTLRETADRLGIKPNRIKQLIHEHRILAVRRGGEPMVPAAFIKDGQVIKGLPGTLTLLSDAGFDDAETIRWLFTADDTLPGTPVDALTENRGTEVRRRAQALAF from the coding sequence ATGCACGCAACCGTTGACAGCGCACTGGACCCCCGCACCGACGCCCTGGCCGGCGAGTGGCTCACCCTCCGGGAGACCGCCGACAGACTCGGGATCAAGCCCAACCGGATCAAGCAGCTCATCCACGAGCACCGCATCCTCGCGGTGCGCCGGGGCGGGGAGCCGATGGTGCCCGCGGCCTTCATCAAGGACGGCCAGGTCATCAAGGGCCTGCCCGGCACGCTGACCCTCCTGTCGGACGCCGGCTTCGACGACGCCGAGACCATCCGGTGGCTGTTCACGGCCGACGACACGCTGCCGGGAACGCCCGTGGACGCGCTCACCGAGAACCGGGGGACCGAGGTCCGCCGGCGCGCCCAGGCGCTCGCCTTCTAG
- the thiE gene encoding thiamine phosphate synthase: protein MSRHLPTERAVALRARLSRARLYLCTDARERQGDLPAFLDAVLAGGVDVVQLRQKGLEARQETAYLEVFRAACERHGALLAVNDRADIAHAVGADVLHLGQDDLPVPAAREIVGGDMLIGRSTHSGEQASAAAAEPGADYFCAGPVWPTPTKPGRHAPGPKLLEYVASQRVARPWFAIGGIDLGNLDEVLAAGAERVVVVRAITEADDPGAAAALFARRLAARPLGAV from the coding sequence GTGTCCAGGCACCTCCCCACCGAGCGCGCCGTCGCGCTGCGCGCCCGGCTGAGCCGCGCCCGCCTCTACCTCTGCACGGACGCGCGGGAGCGCCAGGGCGACCTGCCGGCCTTCCTCGACGCCGTGCTGGCCGGCGGGGTCGACGTCGTCCAGCTCCGTCAGAAGGGCCTGGAGGCCCGGCAGGAGACCGCCTACCTGGAGGTGTTCCGGGCTGCGTGCGAACGGCACGGGGCGCTGCTGGCCGTCAACGACCGGGCCGACATCGCGCACGCGGTCGGCGCGGACGTGCTGCACCTCGGGCAGGACGACCTGCCGGTGCCCGCCGCCCGCGAGATCGTCGGCGGCGACATGCTGATCGGCCGGTCGACGCACTCCGGCGAGCAGGCGTCGGCGGCGGCCGCCGAGCCCGGCGCCGACTACTTCTGCGCGGGCCCGGTATGGCCCACGCCGACCAAGCCCGGCCGCCACGCCCCCGGCCCGAAGCTGCTGGAGTACGTCGCGTCGCAGCGCGTCGCACGGCCGTGGTTCGCGATCGGCGGCATCGACCTCGGCAACCTGGACGAGGTCCTCGCCGCGGGCGCGGAGCGCGTCGTGGTGGTCCGGGCGATCACCGAGGCCGACGACCCGGGCGCCGCCGCGGCGCTGTTCGCGCGCCGCCTGGCCGCCCGGCCGCTCGGCGCGGTTTGA